The proteins below come from a single Gossypium raimondii isolate GPD5lz chromosome 2, ASM2569854v1, whole genome shotgun sequence genomic window:
- the LOC105787978 gene encoding F-box/kelch-repeat protein At5g60570 gives MVFRDSLKQPKMKVEGVEHESPVMAGLQSHVSLQLPLPSNQNLRISPDDWHLLAYLLLVHKTNTKGVGQDLLDKEVHALTFGYMGLNGKKPIIVVRSGENHGGQSSDNSLLPGLNDDMALDILAWSSRSNYPNLACLNRKFRSLIGSGYLYKLRRQLGIIEHWVYLACNMMPWEAFDPMRQKWMRLPRIPCDDCFTCADKESLAVGSDLLVFGRELSGFAIWMYSLVTHNWSKCPLMNLPRCLFGSSSLGEIAIVAGGSDKNGNVLQSAELYNSEVGTWQTLPDMNFPRKLCSGFFMDGKFYVIGGMSSHTDCLTCGEEYNIETRSWRRIENMYPGRDAGTFHPAMRSPPLVAVVNNQLYSADQATNEVKKYDKVNNSWSVVKRLPVRADSSYGWGLAFKACGNSLLVIGAGGHGGHDDGVIVLHSWNPEEGNRDGQEWNVLAVKARAGAFVYNCAVMGC, from the coding sequence ATGGTGTTCCGAGATTCACTTAAGCAGCCAAAGATGAAAGTAGAAGGTGTAGAACATGAATCACCTGTAATGGCTGGTTTGCAAAGTCATGTCTCATTGCAGCTTCCGCTGCCTTCCAATCAGAATTTGAGAATTTCACCAGATGATTGGCATTTATTGGCATATCTTCTCTTAGTTCATAAAACTAATACAAAAGGTGTTGGGCAAGATTTGCTGGACAAGGAAGTGCATGCTTTAACTTTTGGCTACATGGGACTAAATGGAAAAAAACCTATAATTGTGGTAAGATCGGGAGAAAATCATGGTGGACAATCATCGGATAACAGTCTACTACCCGGTCTTAATGATGACATGGCACTGGACATACTGGCATGGAGCAGCAGATCCAACTATCCAAATCTGGCCTGTTTAAACAGAAAATTTAGGTCACTTataggcagtggatatttataTAAACTGAGACGTCAGCTTGGCATAATTGAACACTGGGTTTATTTGGCCTGTAATATGATGCCTTGGGAAGCTTTTGATCCTATGAGACAGAAATGGATGAGATTACCTAGGATTCCATGTGATGATTGTTTTACTTGTGCTGACAAGGAATCTCTTGCAGTGGGGAGTGACTTACTTGTATTTGGTCGTGAGTTGTCAGGATTTGCTATTTGGATGTATAGTTTGGTTACCCACAATTGGTCTAAATGCCCCCTAATGAATTTGCCTCGTTGTCTGTTTGGTTCTAGCAGCCTTGGGGAGATAGCCATTGTTGCTGGGGGAAGTGATAAGAATGGCAATGTCCTACAATCTGCTGAACTCTACAATTCTGAAGTAGGTACTTGGCAAACATTGCCCGACATGAACTTCCCGCGTAAACTATGTTCGGGATTTTTTATGGATGGGAAGTTTTATGTGATTGGGGGCATGTCAAGTCATACAGATTGTTTGACTTGTGGTGAAGAGTACAATATTGAGACAAGGTCATGGAGGAGGATAGAAAATATGTACCCTGGTCGCGATGCAGGTACGTTTCATCCTGCTATGCGTTCACCTCCTTTAGTTGCTGTTGTAAATAATCAGCTTTACTCTGCTGATCAAGCAACTAATGAAGTTAAGAAATATGATAAGGTTAATAACTCATGGAGTGTTGTGAAGAGACTACCTGTGAGGGCGGACTCTTCCTACGGTTGGGGGCTGGCATTTAAAGCATGCGGAAACAGTTTACTAGTAATAGGAGCTGGAGGTCATGGAGGGCATGATGATGGAGTAATTGTTCTGCATTCTTGGAATCCAGAGGAGGGAAACAGGGATGGACAAGAGTGGAATGTGCTTGCTGTCAAGGCACGGGCAGGTGCTTTTGTGTATAATTGTGCGGTAATGGGCTGTTAA